In one window of Paraflavitalea soli DNA:
- a CDS encoding phosphotransferase enzyme family protein, protein MFKNILAAYGLEIGDVFMQEFGIGLINKTWKVEKSDRTASYILQRINHSIFKRPDDIAFNVSYIARFLQQHHPDYLFITPLTTVDGKELYYDEQHGYFRLAPFLENSCTINTVNTPRQAFEAARQFGQFTSLCSRLDPAKLKITIPDFHNLPFRYQQFREALEQGNKDRRSETQDLIGFLQAHAGIMTTYTDILQNRSFGIRVTHHDTKISNVLFDAVDNGLCVIDLDTLMPGYFISDVGDMMRTYLCPVNEEETDMSSIGVREDYFQSIVTGYLSAMKPLLSRDEKHHFVYAGKFMIYMQALRFLTDYLNNDVYYGARYERHNVVRAENQVVLLQKLLDKEPILNGIVTDALYTTVPGM, encoded by the coding sequence TGGAGATTGGTGATGTCTTTATGCAGGAGTTTGGCATAGGCCTTATCAATAAAACCTGGAAAGTAGAGAAAAGTGACCGCACAGCTTCCTATATCCTTCAAAGGATCAACCACTCTATATTTAAGCGCCCGGATGATATAGCCTTCAATGTGTCCTATATTGCGCGCTTCCTCCAACAGCACCACCCGGACTACTTGTTTATTACACCCCTGACTACGGTGGATGGAAAAGAGTTGTATTATGATGAACAGCATGGGTATTTCAGGCTGGCCCCCTTTCTCGAAAATTCCTGTACGATCAATACGGTCAATACGCCGAGGCAGGCTTTTGAAGCAGCCCGCCAGTTTGGCCAGTTCACCAGTTTGTGTTCGCGGCTTGACCCGGCAAAACTGAAGATCACGATCCCTGATTTTCACAACCTGCCTTTCCGCTACCAGCAGTTCCGGGAAGCCCTGGAGCAGGGGAATAAAGACCGACGGTCTGAAACGCAGGACCTGATCGGTTTTTTACAGGCGCATGCGGGTATTATGACTACCTATACCGATATCCTGCAAAACCGGTCCTTTGGCATACGGGTTACCCACCACGATACCAAGATCAGCAATGTATTGTTTGATGCTGTGGACAATGGCCTTTGTGTGATTGACCTCGATACGCTGATGCCGGGCTATTTTATCAGCGATGTGGGGGATATGATGCGTACTTACCTGTGCCCGGTCAACGAAGAAGAAACGGACATGAGCAGTATTGGCGTGCGGGAAGATTATTTCCAGTCGATCGTTACGGGATATTTGTCGGCCATGAAGCCCTTGCTCAGCCGCGATGAAAAACATCATTTTGTGTATGCGGGTAAATTCATGATCTATATGCAGGCCCTGCGGTTTTTGACGGATTACCTCAACAACGATGTGTATTATGGCGCCCGCTATGAACGCCACAATGTGGTGCGTGCCGAAAACCAGGTAGTACTCTTACAAAAGTTGCTCGACAAAGAACCCATACTCAACGGCATCGTCACCGACGCCTTGTACACCACTGTTCCTGGCATGTAA
- a CDS encoding glycoside hydrolase family 2 TIM barrel-domain containing protein, whose translation MKLTLTGLCLTAPLLILAQTLPSELLSPEITAVNRLPMKAAAFAYENRQLATGGEKAQSTYFLSLNGLWKFNWVQDPTQRPANFYRKDFNDAQWTNFKVPANWEVNGYGLPIYVNQPYEFAGRQKTGRNLQAPFDIPEHNNPVGSYRKKFILPAGWNGRQVFIHLGAVKSAFFIWVNGEKVGYSEDSKLAAEFDITRYVQEGENLVALEVYRWSDGSYLECQDMWRISGIERDVYVYSTPRLDLVDYKVTADLSNNYTTGELSIDATINSYKIDKRTLHSKPDTFSVEIELVDRQGNKVLEETTKGVQTVLGNYRSAVHFQRQLPGVHTWSAETPYLYTLYFTLKDKDGKVLQVVPQRVGFRNIKIVDRNFLVNGKRVFLKGVNRHEHNATQGHTLTHGDMEKDMEMMKKLNVNAVRHSHYPPDPYWMELCDQYGLYVIDEANIESHGRYYDLETTFANDRLWLKAHMDRILRMYERDKNHPAVVTWSLGNEAGNGTNMYEAYDWLKKNDTRPVQYERAERDYNTDMIVPQYPAPNSLERYSQRNPDRLMIMSEYAHIMGNSLGNFKEYWDKIETNPYQQGGFIWEWIDQSIDTVKNGKRIMAYGGDFPLSGPVDENFSDNDFCVKGVVTAYRGLTPMAVEVKKVYQHIKTSWKGNNQVTVRNGYFFRNLDNIQLNWELLQDGQPVSKGVIAALNLAPQDSAILTIPVKTTFTKDHEYFLNITYTMKEGEPFLEKGYAIAAEQFMVGEKTTSVVPAVGKSGSLQVVENGKQLTLQGKDFTIGFDLEKGLLSGYTLKGQQLLQQGPQPAFWRAPTDNDIGAGYNHSLRNWRNAYEQGTALTVASRKIAEGYEVVFTKKIMNGDAVAEQTFTIYGDGVVKVENRFKAVGGKHKIWYRVGNDLQVNQQFNKIKFYGRGPWENYWDRKTASPVGIYAQSVDEQYFPYARPQESGNKSDVRWVSLTNQQGKGLRVEMADSLLNFAALPYSLDDLDPGADKKQYHSGELVKRKEIYMHIDLQQSGLQGIDSWGSQPLEQYRIPYKDHQYSYWIKPIR comes from the coding sequence ATGAAACTGACCCTAACCGGATTGTGTTTAACGGCGCCCTTGTTGATCCTGGCCCAAACGCTTCCTTCTGAATTATTATCTCCCGAGATCACAGCCGTAAACCGGCTCCCGATGAAGGCTGCTGCTTTTGCCTATGAGAACAGGCAGCTGGCCACGGGTGGTGAAAAAGCTCAATCGACTTATTTTCTTTCCCTCAATGGTCTTTGGAAGTTCAATTGGGTACAGGACCCCACACAACGGCCTGCCAACTTTTACCGCAAGGATTTCAATGATGCGCAATGGACCAATTTTAAGGTGCCGGCCAATTGGGAAGTGAATGGCTATGGACTACCCATTTATGTGAACCAGCCGTATGAATTTGCAGGCCGTCAGAAAACAGGCCGCAACCTGCAAGCTCCTTTTGATATTCCTGAACACAACAACCCGGTGGGTTCTTACCGCAAGAAATTTATCCTGCCGGCGGGTTGGAACGGCCGCCAGGTATTCATTCACCTGGGTGCTGTAAAATCAGCTTTCTTCATTTGGGTGAACGGCGAGAAAGTAGGGTATAGTGAAGACAGTAAACTGGCGGCAGAATTTGATATTACCCGCTATGTGCAGGAAGGGGAAAACCTGGTAGCGCTGGAGGTATACCGCTGGAGTGATGGCTCTTACCTCGAGTGCCAGGACATGTGGCGCATTTCAGGTATTGAAAGAGACGTATATGTGTATTCAACGCCCAGGCTGGATCTCGTAGATTATAAAGTTACTGCCGACCTCAGCAACAACTATACGACCGGCGAGCTGTCCATCGATGCTACGATCAACAGCTATAAAATAGACAAAAGAACTTTGCATAGTAAACCAGATACCTTTTCTGTTGAGATTGAATTGGTAGACCGGCAGGGAAATAAAGTATTAGAAGAAACAACCAAAGGCGTACAGACAGTATTGGGCAATTACCGGTCTGCCGTTCATTTTCAACGGCAGCTGCCAGGGGTTCATACCTGGTCCGCAGAAACCCCTTATCTCTACACATTATACTTCACCTTAAAAGACAAAGACGGAAAGGTATTGCAGGTAGTGCCGCAGCGTGTGGGATTCCGCAACATTAAGATCGTGGACCGCAATTTCCTGGTCAACGGCAAACGGGTATTCCTGAAAGGGGTGAACAGGCATGAACACAATGCCACGCAAGGCCACACGCTGACGCATGGGGATATGGAAAAAGACATGGAGATGATGAAAAAACTCAATGTCAATGCCGTGCGTCATTCTCATTATCCGCCCGATCCCTACTGGATGGAACTTTGTGATCAATACGGGCTTTATGTAATAGATGAGGCCAATATCGAATCGCATGGCAGGTATTATGACCTGGAGACGACGTTCGCCAATGACCGGCTTTGGTTAAAAGCGCATATGGACAGGATACTGCGCATGTATGAGCGCGACAAGAACCATCCTGCAGTCGTTACCTGGTCGCTGGGCAATGAAGCGGGCAATGGTACGAATATGTATGAAGCCTATGACTGGCTCAAGAAAAACGATACCCGTCCGGTGCAGTATGAGCGTGCCGAGCGCGATTACAATACCGATATGATCGTGCCGCAGTACCCGGCGCCCAATTCTCTCGAAAGGTATTCCCAACGCAATCCCGACCGCCTGATGATCATGAGCGAATACGCCCACATCATGGGCAATAGCCTGGGCAACTTCAAAGAGTACTGGGATAAGATCGAAACGAATCCTTACCAGCAGGGAGGATTCATCTGGGAATGGATCGATCAGTCTATCGATACCGTTAAGAATGGCAAGCGGATCATGGCTTATGGCGGTGATTTCCCCCTGAGTGGTCCGGTAGATGAAAACTTCAGCGACAATGATTTTTGTGTGAAAGGAGTGGTAACGGCCTACCGTGGACTAACGCCCATGGCTGTTGAAGTAAAGAAAGTGTACCAGCACATCAAGACGAGCTGGAAGGGCAATAACCAGGTTACTGTGCGCAATGGGTATTTCTTCAGGAACCTGGATAATATACAATTGAACTGGGAGCTGCTGCAGGACGGACAACCTGTATCCAAGGGTGTGATCGCCGCATTGAACCTGGCGCCCCAGGATTCTGCTATCTTGACCATCCCGGTAAAAACGACATTTACGAAAGACCATGAATATTTCCTGAACATCACGTATACCATGAAGGAAGGGGAACCTTTCCTGGAGAAAGGGTATGCTATCGCCGCCGAACAATTTATGGTGGGTGAGAAAACAACATCGGTAGTCCCGGCTGTTGGTAAAAGCGGCTCATTGCAGGTGGTTGAAAATGGTAAACAATTAACGCTACAAGGAAAAGACTTTACGATCGGCTTTGACCTGGAGAAAGGCTTGCTCAGTGGGTACACGCTCAAGGGGCAACAATTGTTGCAGCAGGGACCGCAGCCCGCTTTCTGGAGAGCGCCTACGGACAATGATATTGGCGCGGGTTACAACCATTCCCTGCGCAATTGGCGCAATGCCTATGAGCAGGGTACTGCATTGACGGTAGCTTCCCGGAAGATCGCCGAAGGCTATGAAGTAGTCTTCACCAAAAAGATCATGAATGGGGATGCGGTGGCGGAACAAACATTTACCATTTATGGTGATGGTGTGGTGAAAGTAGAGAACCGTTTCAAAGCAGTCGGCGGCAAGCACAAGATATGGTACCGTGTGGGCAACGACCTGCAGGTAAACCAGCAATTCAACAAGATCAAATTCTATGGACGTGGGCCCTGGGAGAATTACTGGGACCGCAAAACAGCTTCGCCCGTGGGGATCTATGCACAGTCGGTGGATGAGCAGTATTTCCCGTATGCGCGTCCGCAGGAAAGTGGCAACAAATCGGATGTGCGCTGGGTAAGCCTCACGAACCAGCAAGGCAAAGGCCTGCGCGTGGAGATGGCCGATAGCCTGCTCAATTTCGCTGCCCTGCCATATAGCCTCGATGATCTTGATCCGGGAGCAGACAAAAAACAATACCATTCCGGTGAACTGGTGAAGCGGAAGGAGATCTATATGCACATCGACCTGCAGCAAAGTGGACTGCAGGGTATTGACAGCTGGGGATCACAGCCACTGGAACAATACAGGATACCGTACAAGGATCACCAGTACAGCTATTGGATAAAACCTATTCGCTAA
- a CDS encoding DUF3472 domain-containing protein: MKQFILLPALIGTLAVVLPAFHTAPEVPGRHTTPAETIILPLGGNTWVQGATEKRRLLTANGIENWNNKDISFTTYVRINTPGTMQVKLKGKASQPSQLIMTIAGNKKTLTLSAAGAQWTNAGEWILKDTGYIAIQLAAAGKVDDRVINISDYELSGTAINSATAFVKNNEGNFFYWGRRGPSVHLNYAFADSIQAEWFYNEITVPASQDVIGSYYMANGFGEGYFGIQVNSATERRILFSVWSPFSTDDPKSIPEDQRITMLKKGAEVHAGEFGNEGSGGQSYLRFPWKAGLTYGFLLRGVPDGNNNTTYTAYFHDPEQGKWLLIASFKRPKTNKHLTRFHSFLENFNPDQGNLERRVLFGNQWIRDVKGNWIALKTAGFTYDNTAAKGYRKDYAGGVEGNRFYLKNCGFFNQSTPYRSSFTRTGDNKAPVIDFDKLP; the protein is encoded by the coding sequence ATGAAACAGTTTATCTTATTACCGGCACTCATAGGCACCCTCGCGGTGGTATTGCCGGCTTTTCATACAGCGCCGGAGGTACCCGGCAGGCATACTACACCTGCTGAAACGATCATACTGCCACTGGGCGGCAATACCTGGGTGCAGGGGGCTACGGAAAAGAGACGGCTGCTCACCGCCAATGGTATTGAGAACTGGAACAACAAAGACATATCCTTTACGACGTATGTGCGCATCAATACGCCCGGTACCATGCAGGTGAAGCTAAAAGGCAAAGCCAGCCAGCCGAGCCAGCTCATCATGACGATTGCCGGCAATAAGAAGACCCTCACGCTTAGCGCAGCGGGTGCCCAGTGGACGAATGCAGGGGAGTGGATCTTGAAAGACACTGGTTATATCGCTATTCAATTGGCAGCAGCCGGTAAGGTAGACGACCGGGTGATCAATATCAGTGATTATGAACTGAGCGGTACGGCCATCAATAGTGCTACTGCTTTTGTGAAAAACAATGAAGGTAATTTCTTTTATTGGGGTCGTCGTGGCCCTTCGGTGCATCTGAACTATGCTTTTGCCGATAGCATCCAGGCCGAATGGTTTTACAATGAGATCACCGTACCTGCCAGTCAGGATGTGATCGGTTCTTACTATATGGCCAACGGATTTGGCGAAGGTTACTTTGGCATCCAGGTCAACTCTGCTACGGAAAGAAGGATACTTTTTTCTGTATGGAGCCCCTTTTCCACGGATGATCCCAAAAGCATTCCCGAAGACCAGCGCATCACGATGCTGAAAAAAGGCGCCGAGGTACATGCCGGTGAATTTGGTAATGAAGGCTCGGGCGGACAAAGTTACCTGCGCTTTCCCTGGAAAGCGGGGCTTACGTATGGTTTCCTGCTGAGGGGTGTGCCCGATGGCAACAACAATACGACCTATACTGCTTATTTCCATGACCCGGAGCAAGGCAAATGGCTGTTGATCGCTTCCTTCAAAAGACCCAAGACGAACAAACACCTCACCCGTTTCCATTCTTTCCTGGAGAACTTCAATCCTGATCAGGGTAACCTCGAAAGAAGGGTATTGTTTGGCAACCAGTGGATACGGGATGTGAAAGGTAACTGGATCGCCCTCAAAACGGCTGGCTTTACTTATGATAATACGGCTGCCAAAGGCTACCGGAAAGATTATGCGGGTGGTGTGGAAGGCAATCGTTTTTATCTGAAGAACTGCGGTTTCTTCAATCAAAGCACACCTTATAGAAGTTCTTTCACCCGCACAGGTGATAACAAGGCGCCGGTGATCGACTTTGATAAGCTGCCATAG
- a CDS encoding carbohydrate-binding family 9-like protein, with the protein MKQLTVPHLSIKDPQDMQELDRLLNALPRQLIAEVPWQDYPYKPAVEFVIGYHESYLFLKYFVAEKAIRAVANQVNGKVWEDSCVEFFISFDDVAYYNLEFNCIGTSLIGFGPSKSERNMLPAPIVEQIVTHTAITRQPAKKLVQWELTIAIPVTSFIHHQPLTLSGRQCRANFYKCGDQLPEPHFVSWRVVDSATPNFHVPASFGSLRFE; encoded by the coding sequence ATGAAGCAATTAACGGTTCCACACCTTTCAATCAAAGATCCGCAGGATATGCAGGAACTGGATCGGCTGTTGAATGCCCTGCCCAGGCAGTTAATTGCGGAAGTTCCCTGGCAGGACTATCCTTACAAGCCTGCTGTTGAGTTTGTGATCGGTTATCATGAAAGCTACCTTTTCCTTAAATATTTTGTAGCAGAAAAGGCCATCCGTGCGGTGGCCAACCAGGTCAATGGCAAGGTGTGGGAAGATAGTTGTGTGGAGTTCTTCATCAGCTTTGACGATGTGGCCTATTACAACCTGGAGTTCAATTGTATTGGCACCAGCCTGATAGGGTTTGGGCCTTCTAAATCGGAGCGCAATATGCTGCCGGCGCCCATTGTTGAGCAAATCGTTACACATACAGCCATCACGCGGCAGCCAGCTAAGAAATTGGTGCAGTGGGAACTTACGATCGCTATTCCCGTCACCAGTTTTATACATCACCAGCCACTTACCTTATCCGGCCGGCAATGCCGGGCTAATTTTTATAAATGCGGGGACCAGTTGCCCGAGCCTCATTTTGTAAGCTGGCGTGTTGTCGACTCGGCAACGCCCAATTTTCATGTGCCGGCCAGCTTTGGGAGCCTGCGTTTTGAATAG
- a CDS encoding LacI family DNA-binding transcriptional regulator, which yields MDNKLPTVKEIARRLNVSVSTVSRALSDHPRIGLRTKTKVQELAKEMNYEPNAKAIFFKQRKSFIVGVILPYIREEFFSEAISGIEAAAMEHEYTILFGQSYDNPEREKQVVDTMKKQRVDGLIISLSKQTNKYEHLQALDKYDIPVVYFDRVPAIENVHKVYCDLYQGTTEMVNWLFNRGYRRVAFINGPEKLQASKERLKGYLEGVTRQKLKIDMQMVETTDLSKESTHQAMKKLLSLKNRPHAIVTFNDYVHMDAVQYAEQHNVQINKDIAFVSYANLPITSYTAFPPLASIEQYPYGQGKKAMELMIRILQEKSAGTTVPDTHHTEKVMPTLVMHHPVAR from the coding sequence ATGGATAACAAATTGCCTACCGTTAAAGAGATTGCCCGCCGGCTCAACGTGTCTGTATCTACCGTTTCCAGGGCCTTGAGCGATCATCCGCGTATTGGTCTTCGTACGAAAACGAAGGTGCAGGAACTGGCTAAGGAAATGAACTATGAGCCCAACGCCAAAGCCATTTTCTTCAAGCAACGGAAATCTTTCATTGTAGGCGTTATCCTGCCTTATATCCGCGAAGAGTTCTTCTCCGAAGCCATCAGCGGTATTGAAGCCGCAGCAATGGAACATGAGTACACCATCCTGTTTGGACAAAGCTACGACAACCCCGAGCGGGAAAAGCAGGTGGTAGATACCATGAAGAAGCAACGGGTGGATGGCCTTATCATTTCCCTGTCCAAGCAAACCAATAAATACGAGCACCTCCAGGCATTAGACAAATACGATATACCGGTTGTCTATTTTGATCGGGTGCCTGCCATCGAGAATGTGCACAAAGTATATTGCGACCTGTACCAGGGGACTACGGAAATGGTGAACTGGCTGTTCAACCGGGGGTATCGCCGGGTTGCGTTCATCAATGGTCCTGAGAAGTTACAGGCCAGCAAAGAAAGATTGAAAGGGTACCTGGAAGGTGTGACCAGGCAAAAGCTCAAGATCGATATGCAGATGGTAGAAACTACGGATCTGTCCAAAGAAAGCACCCACCAGGCTATGAAGAAACTGCTGTCGCTGAAGAACAGGCCGCATGCCATTGTTACCTTCAATGATTATGTGCACATGGATGCGGTACAATATGCAGAACAGCATAATGTACAGATCAATAAAGACATTGCATTTGTAAGTTATGCCAACCTGCCTATAACCAGTTATACAGCCTTTCCGCCACTGGCTTCCATTGAACAATATCCTTATGGGCAAGGCAAGAAAGCCATGGAACTGATGATCAGGATCCTCCAGGAGAAATCTGCCGGAACTACTGTTCCCGATACGCACCATACTGAAAAGGTAATGCCTACACTCGTAATGCACCATCCTGTAGCGAGGTAA
- a CDS encoding Gfo/Idh/MocA family protein encodes MNRKEFVRNTSLAAAALVMPGKSLFAGKSDTKVKIGVIGVGLRGQGHLSLLLKREDVEVVAICDVDDKMLGWSKDMITKSGRKMPEVFTGDPYAWKKLVEKKGLEAVVIATPWEWHKPMIIGALEAGIKYVGTEVCLGITLADHWEVVKAAEKYQAHVMMMENVCYRRDVMAVLNMVRQGLFGEMVHLQGGYQHDLRAVKFNSATGAKGVEFGENAFSEAKWRTNHSVHRNGDLYPTHGVGPLAHCININRGNRFLTLNSFSTKTRGLHNYIVKEGGATHPNAKVNFKLGDVVTTHISCANGETILLQHDTNLPRPYSLGFRVQGTEGLWMDVNRSIYIEGKSAKGHQWDDQKTWLDKYDHPLWAKYSNSAEGAGHGGMDFFVVNSFVESVKRKVATPMDVYDAAAWSAITPLSEQSIELGNETVEFPDFTGGQWMYRKPVFALDDQY; translated from the coding sequence ATGAACAGAAAAGAGTTTGTTAGAAATACCAGCCTGGCAGCCGCTGCCCTGGTAATGCCGGGCAAGAGCCTGTTTGCCGGCAAGTCCGATACCAAAGTTAAAATAGGTGTTATCGGTGTAGGCCTTCGTGGTCAGGGTCACCTGAGCCTGTTGCTGAAAAGAGAAGATGTTGAGGTGGTAGCGATCTGTGATGTGGATGATAAGATGCTTGGCTGGTCGAAAGACATGATCACGAAAAGCGGCAGGAAGATGCCGGAAGTCTTTACAGGCGATCCTTATGCCTGGAAGAAACTGGTAGAAAAGAAGGGGCTGGAGGCGGTAGTGATCGCTACACCCTGGGAATGGCACAAGCCCATGATCATCGGTGCGCTGGAAGCCGGCATTAAATACGTAGGTACTGAAGTATGCCTGGGCATTACGCTGGCCGATCATTGGGAGGTTGTGAAAGCTGCTGAAAAATACCAGGCGCACGTAATGATGATGGAGAATGTTTGTTACCGCCGTGATGTAATGGCGGTGCTCAATATGGTGCGGCAGGGATTGTTTGGTGAAATGGTGCACCTGCAGGGCGGATACCAGCATGATCTGCGTGCTGTGAAGTTCAACAGTGCTACCGGGGCCAAAGGCGTGGAATTTGGTGAGAACGCATTTTCAGAAGCGAAGTGGCGTACCAACCACTCGGTGCACCGCAATGGAGACCTGTATCCTACGCATGGTGTAGGGCCGCTGGCGCATTGTATCAATATCAACCGGGGCAATCGTTTCTTAACACTCAATTCCTTTTCTACGAAGACAAGGGGATTGCACAACTATATTGTGAAGGAAGGCGGAGCGACGCATCCCAATGCGAAAGTAAATTTCAAACTGGGGGATGTGGTTACCACGCATATTTCCTGTGCCAATGGGGAAACGATCCTCCTGCAGCATGATACCAATTTGCCCCGGCCTTATTCTCTTGGCTTCCGGGTGCAGGGCACGGAAGGCTTGTGGATGGATGTAAACAGGAGCATCTACATTGAAGGAAAATCGGCCAAAGGTCACCAGTGGGACGATCAGAAAACCTGGCTCGACAAATATGATCACCCGCTGTGGGCTAAGTACAGCAATTCGGCAGAAGGTGCGGGGCATGGCGGTATGGACTTTTTTGTGGTGAATTCCTTTGTCGAGTCTGTGAAGCGCAAAGTGGCTACCCCGATGGATGTGTATGATGCAGCTGCTTGGAGTGCGATCACTCCATTGAGTGAACAATCCATCGAGCTGGGCAATGAAACGGTAGAGTTTCCCGACTTTACCGGTGGCCAGTGGATGTACCGCAAACCGGTGTTTGCTTTAGATGATCAGTATTAA
- a CDS encoding NAD(P)-dependent oxidoreductase, whose product MRAFIGMGLLGSNFVRALIRKGEQVNVWNRTAAKATALEADGAKAFANVADAVKGADIIHITLKDDASVNDVLNLAAPGFAPGVVIIDHTTTSAEGAIQRTQAWKEKGYTYLHAPVFMGPPNALESTGYMLVSGDQTVIGKLTPTLSAMTGKLINLGAEEGKAAGMKLMGNCFLVTFTAGLADTLTLAKALNIPVSDIAALFDLWNPGAMLPARLKRMTAGTYDKPSWELSMARKDTQLFLDSAAKGGTQLAIVPAIAAEMDRWIAKGHGNDDWTVIGKDSIS is encoded by the coding sequence ATGAGAGCATTTATAGGTATGGGCCTGTTGGGGTCCAATTTTGTACGGGCATTGATCAGGAAAGGGGAACAAGTCAATGTATGGAACAGAACAGCTGCCAAAGCCACTGCACTGGAAGCAGATGGGGCAAAGGCATTTGCCAACGTAGCCGATGCTGTGAAAGGCGCCGACATCATTCACATCACGCTGAAGGATGATGCCTCGGTGAATGATGTGCTGAACCTGGCTGCACCGGGCTTCGCACCCGGCGTTGTTATTATTGACCATACCACTACTTCTGCAGAAGGGGCCATACAACGCACGCAGGCCTGGAAAGAAAAAGGATATACCTATTTACATGCACCGGTGTTCATGGGGCCTCCCAATGCATTGGAAAGTACCGGGTACATGCTGGTATCGGGCGACCAGACAGTGATCGGGAAGCTGACCCCTACCCTGTCGGCCATGACAGGTAAACTCATCAATCTGGGTGCTGAAGAAGGGAAAGCTGCCGGTATGAAGCTGATGGGCAACTGCTTCCTGGTAACGTTTACAGCAGGACTGGCAGATACGCTTACGCTTGCCAAAGCACTGAATATTCCCGTTAGTGATATAGCGGCCTTGTTTGACCTGTGGAACCCCGGCGCTATGCTGCCTGCCCGGTTGAAGAGAATGACAGCCGGCACGTATGACAAACCTTCCTGGGAATTGAGTATGGCGCGCAAAGACACGCAGTTGTTTTTAGACAGCGCGGCCAAAGGCGGCACCCAACTGGCCATTGTACCCGCCATTGCTGCGGAAATGGACCGGTGGATCGCCAAGGGGCATGGTAATGACGACTGGACGGTGATCGGGAAGGATAGCATTTCATAA
- a CDS encoding dihydrofolate reductase family protein, which produces MKKLIVSEWMSLDGVVDASSMEQWFNPYHSDSRGKYIQDIIHDCDAMLYGRITYEMLHGYWSMMQNNEMGVAEKLNKVKKYVASAHLEEAKWENTTIIKQNIIQEIAALKKATSGNILVQGSTMLVKTLLQAGLVDELKLLINPHIMGTSGGRLFEDMNSSFELVNVQSLEKGVLAVSYKPVQAA; this is translated from the coding sequence ATGAAAAAATTAATCGTTAGCGAATGGATGTCTTTAGATGGAGTTGTTGATGCCAGCTCTATGGAGCAATGGTTTAATCCTTACCACAGTGATAGCCGGGGAAAGTATATACAGGATATTATACATGACTGTGATGCCATGCTGTATGGCCGTATTACTTATGAAATGTTACATGGCTACTGGTCTATGATGCAAAACAATGAAATGGGCGTAGCAGAGAAACTCAACAAGGTGAAGAAATATGTAGCGTCCGCTCATCTGGAAGAAGCAAAGTGGGAGAACACCACCATCATTAAGCAAAACATAATACAGGAAATAGCCGCCCTCAAAAAAGCAACCAGCGGCAATATACTGGTGCAGGGCAGTACCATGCTGGTGAAGACATTATTACAAGCAGGATTGGTAGATGAACTGAAACTGTTGATCAACCCGCATATTATGGGTACTTCCGGTGGCCGGTTATTTGAAGACATGAATAGCAGCTTTGAGTTGGTGAATGTACAATCCCTGGAGAAAGGTGTGCTGGCGGTGAGTTATAAGCCAGTGCAGGCTGCGTAA
- a CDS encoding AraC family transcriptional regulator gives MKTQFIIPSPAVSRYVSHILVIENDRHIHPDFVLPLFANGAPTLVFQTVPALKQDQSIGHLTLYGQLIKPDALSLRGDFTMIACFFYPYALKALFGIAAQELTDAHMDLALLQQANAFSLEEQLLNLPSLTERLQLLERFILQLSHDSTTDRKIVFATQEIIKDHSPDALIRIRQDLHISERTFQRLFEAHVGIAPKLFSRVCQFNAAFQQLNQYGFSKLSDLAYDHGFADQSHFIRTFKEFTGLTPKEYLAQMAPYNPKF, from the coding sequence GTGAAAACGCAGTTTATCATACCCTCTCCAGCCGTCAGCCGGTATGTAAGCCATATCCTGGTCATTGAGAACGACCGCCACATCCATCCCGATTTTGTGTTGCCCCTCTTTGCCAATGGGGCTCCCACCCTTGTTTTTCAAACGGTGCCCGCCCTGAAGCAAGACCAAAGTATTGGCCACCTTACCTTGTACGGACAACTGATCAAACCTGATGCTTTGTCGCTCCGCGGCGATTTTACGATGATCGCCTGCTTTTTCTATCCTTATGCATTGAAAGCTTTGTTTGGCATTGCTGCCCAGGAACTGACGGACGCTCATATGGACCTGGCGCTCCTGCAACAGGCAAATGCATTTTCTTTGGAAGAGCAACTGTTAAACCTGCCTTCCCTCACAGAACGCCTGCAGTTGCTGGAGCGTTTTATACTTCAATTATCGCATGACAGTACCACCGACAGGAAGATCGTATTTGCCACGCAAGAGATCATTAAGGATCATTCGCCCGATGCATTGATCAGGATACGGCAGGACCTGCATATATCGGAAAGAACTTTCCAGCGATTGTTTGAAGCGCATGTAGGCATCGCACCCAAACTGTTCAGCCGGGTATGCCAGTTCAATGCTGCTTTCCAGCAATTAAACCAATACGGGTTTAGCAAGCTCAGCGATCTCGCCTACGATCATGGCTTCGCCGACCAAAGTCACTTTATCCGCACGTTTAAAGAGTTCACCGGGCTTACACCCAAAGAATACCTGGCCCAAATGGCTCCATATAATCCTAAATTCTAA